CTTGAACAATCGCATCCGAGACCGACGGTCGGCCACTTCTCTCCTCGTCGTGAACATTAGTGCGCCCGGAATTGAACTCGCGGCTGCACTTACGCACGTTTTTTATGTCCATACACTTTTCCCCGTAAACTTCAACTAGTTGACGATGGATTTCAATAGGTGTCACCTTTTTCGCACTCAAAAAACGTATTACAGAACGCAATTCGCACTTGGACGCTGACGCAAGGGGTACCTCCATCGTTGACGGCTGCTCAGCCAAGACTGAGCGGTCGGGGAGCCTCACCCAGCAGCAAAGTGGTAGTGGGGGAACCAAGGAACATGGCGGTGTTGCCAGATTTCGCCTAGCGCGTGATCCGGCGAAGTTGCAGCGTTGGAGACCTTACTTTATTGTCAGCCCTCGTATTGTCAAGATGTGCTGCACGGCAAAACGAGCcagaaaagaaggaaagacagcaaaACTACCATGGCACGTTGAGGTTTAGATTTTTTCCTAGCTACGATAAAGCCTTGCGCAGCTAGGGTCGTTGCGTTTATTGAAACTATTTCTCTGGCAACCTTTCCTCACCGAGGCGTACTGGTAGATTACATTATTTTTCTGGATTTTGTTATTTAATCCGAGCCGCGTGGGCCACTGATGGAGCAGGTGGTTAGTTCAGCGCTGATCTCCTCCACCGCCGTGACGGATCCTTCAATGTTGACCAGCTGGAAGCAGATAAGGATACGGTTCTCGCTGGCTTCGGCCTCATCCGTGGCGAACTGGAACACTTGGGTTACCTTATCGGCAGTGGCTGCGAACAGGTCCTTGTAGTATTTGGCAAGCTAGGTAGagaatatgtaaaaaaaagtcagtAAAGGGTACCGCAAAACGGTTAATTTCCTGCCCCTGGTACTCACCGCTGCCACGCAGCTATTCATATTGTCGTCAGAGGTAAGTGAGTTGCATATTTCGGCTTGCACTGAGACATCTTCATAATCAAAAGCGAGGATGTCGACGATGAACCCAAGCGTGATCTTCAAGTATTCGAGACGCTCGTACTCCTTGTCCACACACTGCCAGGCCGAATCGAAAGACTGTCCAAACAGACCCTGAACCAGATCCTTGTACTTGTGGTAGCAGTAGCGACCGTACTCGTCATTACCCATCAGCGTGTCAACCAGCTCCTTGACGAGCGGATTCGTAAGCACATCAGTTGAGTTCTGCAGCTGACTGACGAGGGTGGTCAGTGATGTGTTGATTTTATCAAATGCCGCACCGAGAGTGGCCGTTTTGCCCGccagtgtggtggtggtgaacaGGG
The DNA window shown above is from Anopheles merus strain MAF unplaced genomic scaffold, AmerM5.1 LNR4001012, whole genome shotgun sequence and carries:
- the LOC121603294 gene encoding uncharacterized protein LOC121603294, with protein sequence MYDLLRAASNLRSYLPLVQYILTTTIENIAEADSYLMNLKSLLSSGVSSEASKYGVDIEKVTSEIEAQLAGDFAGEASTTNATYSTVSQLSSITRATNHSDLISTLSTLNTLFTTTTLAGKTATLGAAFDKINTSLTTLVSQLQNSTDVLTNPLVKELVDTLMGNDEYGRYCYHKYKDLVQGLFGQSFDSAWQCVDKEYERLEYLKITLGFIVDILAFDYEDVSVQAEICNSLTSDDNMNSCVAALAKYYKDLFAATADKVTQVFQFATDEAEASENRILICFQLVNIEGSVTAVEEISAELTTCSISGPRGSD